Within Gambusia affinis linkage group LG01, SWU_Gaff_1.0, whole genome shotgun sequence, the genomic segment tgtcctttacccataatgcaatgcaaattacagtaactaattgtaaagatgttttatgttagttttactgggcattttgcggtattttgctgtagaaaatacagcaaaggctaacagtgcagtCAACTCAGCCACTGGCACTGTCATTCCTCTGGAGTCGAGAGATATTTACCAAAGTCCCTACAAACAAAACTTAATTGGCATTAAATCCTATGTGGCAGAAAGGCTTTTCCCAGCAGGCTGAGCACAAAGACAGTTTGGATTATCTAAGATATCCAAGAATGCAGTCATCATAAATCAAGTCCTGTGGCGACATTAGCATTTCGCTACATCCACAGTTCATGCAGGCGTGCATGGTTTTGATTGTGCCGTGTGTATGTCGAAGCACATACACACATCTTTCCGCATAGACGCGTCCATTTCTATACGCGTTTGTATTTTTCGCTCGTCTGTCCCCTCAGCAACAGACGTGGAGCGTCCCGGACAGCGAGCGGTTCAAGAAGTTACATCCTTGGCTATGAACTCTGGACAGATGATCCCCTCAGATCCTCACGCAGCAAAAGACTGGTATAATCACCACCAACTCTCTGCTCCATCTCGATGCGGCTCTCCAGTAATAAAAGTCATACTTTTAGGGAAACAATATCCTGCGGCTATAAAATGTCCTTCTCTCAGCGTGGAGTGGCCATAAAAAAGCCTCTCACCTCCCAAATCTGTAGTGCATCAAGCTTATCCCCACATTTACACAGTattaaacacagacatgcacATGCTCAGGCCAACACACACAACCCTGAGCATCACTTCAGGACTAAAGTAGGTCCATCTCTCACTTTGACATGTGGTACATGTGGGAAGAATCTAAAGAGCCCTTAAACAAGTGAAACAGAGAAACCAGGATTATGGTATAATATAAAAGAAAGCCGACACACATCACATAGTAGATATACCAAATGGAAACATATTTGCATCATATTAttcaaaatgaacattaattccttttttaagCTGACGTATCGACGCCTATATATCGACTTTTTGGGagtgtaaacattttgttgacatgttttagaaaaatagtaAACTGAAAACAGACTCAGTTGTGGGTTATAGCTGAAGtgattatttattgatattttgtgaACAATGTAGAACTTGTTGACGCCTGTTCCTTATGTAAACACTCTAAcacttgttgacattttgtcaacAAGTGTTAGAGTGTTTACATAAGgaacagatttttataaaaacaaaattaatcaacTTTTTAACCAGGTGCACATCTGATTGGTCAATCTGTCTCTTGTGGTGTCTCCTAACCTGGAAGTTTGAGCTCCCAGTGAACTGCAGGATGTTCAAACTTGGACATAAATAAAGAAGGAAGACTTGCTCAGAGCAGCATTATCACTCATTACAGATCCAGTTGTGCCAAATGTTTTAGTTAGCATGGCAAGCAGTGCAacatttctcaatattttttattatttttttgtaaatctgttcAAGATTTAAATTTCCCTCCAGTCACCTTGGATGTGTGTTCAAGGACCGAGGCATCCAATAACCTGCGGCAAAGCAGCCAGCATGACAGTTTCAGAGTGACATTCCAGCTAAAACCAAAGCAATTTCCCTATCAGCCCACCTGAAATATGGCAGTGAGGGAATAAGCAAAACTCTTGTGCTGTTTGACAAAGAGCTATTGTAGTGTCTTTGTTTTTACGTTTGTTTTGTGTGACTGATATTTAGATTAAAGGTTAATTCTATGGTGTATTAGTGCTTGATTGTATTCATTTAGTGTTGATTCctagtaaaaaaaattcaatgataATTACATGAATATCTTCTTGTGACTTTTTATATGATGCTGATCACTCAATGGAAGGGTCAAGAGTTTGTCCCTAATCCCTGATTTTAAGATAATGAGACTGTTTTTGaaccataaaataatttacactgTATTGGAATTGTGGATaagatttcttttaatctggaaagataaaaataagaGCTAACTAAATTCTATCATGTAGCACTGTGTGAGTTATGGAATCAAAAATATCCATGGTTAGTATATACTGAAGAGATTATAAGATGTTAAGATCCTGAAGCCTTATATTAATCTTTCAGATAATGTTGGCAGTTCCCTTTCTGTCATTCACTAAAACCAACATTAAACAATAATCATATTAACAAATTGTGCATTTACAAATATACActcacacaataaaatacacagcTACTGTACAACAAGATGAATAAGAAAGCAAAGACTGACACTTTAGCGGTCTTCTGCTGTTTCTCCAGGTTTCTGTGGGGTAGAAACACTGGAGTGTGGGCCCTCTTCATGGCTGAGAGGGTAGCGTCTAAACAGGCCATGGCAAGACAAATGTCATGAGTCACCTCTTCAATCTCTGACTTGGCATTTTGGGATCACAGCAGCTATGCAGAGAAAATAGATCCCAGATGatggacttaaaaaaaaacacacagaaaatgaGGGGGATAAACTGATTCCCAAGAATAGTTGcacaaagagcaaaacaaaagctgGATCTACTTGCACACATTCACCCACTCTGTGAGGCGACACTCCTCGCACAGAACGTAGCAACACCAGTGAAATCGACAATTGCAACGCTCGCTGCGAGTCTGCCGTAGGATGTTGTGCCCGCGGCCGCAGCACAGCgagctgcagctgtctgtgCTGTAGCTCGTTTTGTTGCAGATGCGTCCCTGCGTACCTGGAGAATCTATTGACGCATCGCGCTCGCAGAAATCAGGCGACTTCTCAAAATACACCAGCTCCCTGGACATGCTTCTACGGCGCCCTCCGCTGAACCCCCCAGTGCTTCTGCGGGCACTGTTCTCTGTTCGAGGGTTGAAAAcgccattgtttttgttctgggaGTTGACGAAGATGGCCGACAAGAACTTCTCCTTGAGCAGAGATCCAACAACGCGGAACTCTGGAGAAACGTACCAGCAGGTCTTGAACTGACAGCTCCCTGATGTGCCGTGACATTTGCACTTCCTTGTCATGTTGTCAGTCACTATCTGTAAAGAAAGATTAATATTTCAACCAAATTAACTGCAACAATTGACTGGACCATTTAAACTCATGGATATGCTTTGACATAACCAATCCATTGTAGCTCAGCCTGAATGTTTAGGACGGTTATCCTCTGGGAAGATGAACGTTCATttcagtctcaagtcttttgtaggtttttaacagttttttttttctaaaccttCATTTAGCTCCACTGCTAAACAAAGCATGTTTCATTTCCGTGCTTACAGAGTGCAGTGTTGTTTTTAGCCCATATGTAcaaattttttcaattttattctcatttgaCTAGAACAACTTATTGGAAATGTTTCGGTGGATTCTAAATGACTTGCATCAAACTTTGAACATGATTTCTTTAGGCTGTTTTTCCATCAATTCTTGCCTTGTGAACACATGACGAAATAGTTGTCCTCTAGACAGATTCtcccatctgagctgtggatctctgcatctcctccagagttaccattcACTTGTTGACTGCTCCCCTCATTACTGCCCTTTCTTCCTGCCTGTACCATactccatttgttttttttgatagCCAATCAAACTGTGCTCTGTAAGATGCCAAAATCTTGagatattattactattattatgtATCCTAACCCCGCTTTAGACTTCTACACAACTTTTTCCTTGATCTGTCTGGTGTGTTTCCTCATGACACAGTAATGAAGCCTGTGCCATGAAGGAACACACCAGTATTAATGTCAGTATTTATACTGACATTAATACCGTTCTGTTTAGTAATTGGGTGACTTCTACATGCCACTAATTTGACTGGATTTTACTTATCAACGTAAagttttttttgagaaaaagtttgtaaaaactGTATACATTTGTCCTTCCATTTGAAAAGTATGCATTGCTTTGTGATAGATTGTCATATAAAATCGTCAAATTGAAATGTGGGAGTTGAACgaggcaaaatgtgaaaaagttcaagggctaCAATGGCTGGTTCATACCAAACACATCACTCACCTGTCGCCCTACGCGGTTGTTATGTATCCTCATGCGCGCATAGATGTCCCTTGGAGAGCCACGGGAATCAAGCCAGTCTCTTGAAAAACGGTCCCCAAACCGCAAATCATGACCACAGCCCCCCCACATCCAGGTGTCCTGCATAGAGCTTACGTCATCTGATAAAGGCTTGAGCATGGCAGACGTGTGGGCAGACTGTAGGTCGGGCGGTAGGTTCCCATGGTGCCCATTTAGATCTGAGGGTAATGATTTGGTCATGCCGATGCCTACCCCGCCCTTCTGCAgagtctgcagctgcagctgtgtgaGTTTCAGTCGGATCTTGTCATCGTCCTGGCGACGTTTGGCCTCACAGCTGCACCCCCGCAGCTTGCCCATGCTGCAGGCAGAGGCCACAGAGTGAGCCACACCCGCTGCCAGCAAGGCCAGGGAGAAGGCACTCTCGCGAAAACCTGGGATACCCagtgagaacacacacacacacacacacacaaacacgaaGATGAAACTGAGAAACAGTGTCATTCCAAATGTGTCATTCATGTGTCAAAGCAACTCAAGACTCTGACTTGCTTTGACGCTCGTGTAAGCTTCTCTGAACCTCTCACCCCTGCTGAGGATGGTGCTGTGGTGAGGCAGCTTCCCGAAGCTCTCCAGCGAGGAGCAGTTCCATCGCTGGTCGCGCAGCTGGTGCTGGCACTCGTGGATGGCCACCTGGATGCCCTGCAGGGCGGATGCCGTCACGTCGGGACTACGCATACACATCCGCATCTGACGTTTGCTGAGGCCTACCAGTCTCAGGCACACGGAGTGAGGGGTTAGAACTGGATCTCCTGCCACCTTCAGGCTAAGGATATCATTACATAGCACCCTGCAGGGAAGAGAGAGGTTGGTGGGATTTGTCATCAGAGCTGGTCAGGAGTTCATCAGACAAATCCAGAGAATGTGGCAGTGGGAGTGTGATCTGAATACTAAGCAAAGATTTCAACTTCCTATtctacaaaattaaatacatttatggGATGTGTTGCATAAACTgtaggaaacagaaaaactgtatgTGCTTTGGTGTTAGTCGCTCTGTGTTAGTTGCAGCAGAAATATAATTCTAGATAAACAACACAgttaaaagtaatcaaaaacagattaaaccaCACAATAAGATTTATAATTGCCCAGCTCAGACGAACAAACAGACTGCCAAACAATGATTCATGTTATTCTAATATTAGCCTGCAAAATGAAATCCAGATGTatcaccttttaaataaatagctaTAGttgtatatatacataataaAGCAAACATACTAACATCCCACAAAAGCAAGTCCACTCTCCAGGAACTCTCAAGTGCACTTACGTTAACGCAGGTGACATAAGTGCTGTTGCCAAAATCAGGAATTGATTCCAACGGAGTTTGTTTGATAGCTCCATTTTGTTAAGCGTCTGTCGCGACGGGACATTAAAACTCTGATAATAAGCCACCTGTAGTTAAAAAAGaatattaccaaaaaaaaaaaaaacaaaggtagTGAAAATGTGTGGAGTATTATCGATGCGGCGCCAAACGAGCGAGCAGTGAAGACGGAGAAGAGACGAGCTCGGAGGTTCGAGAGTAAActggaggagggaggggggggagAGGGGTTAGGGAAGGGGAGTGGATGCCTCTACAGGCGACTGTTTGCAAAATATTAGCCAATATGATTGTCATACTGCTGGAGATAGAGGTCATTCTTAAGGGCGTAAACGAGATGTCTCCAAACTTTTACGCGCGGGCGCTCTCCAAGCAAAAGGCTCCGAAGCTTAATAAGAGCTTCAGAAGaatgtttttctacattattatttatttaaagtaaaaatttcctaaatttgatttctttttgcttATATGGCAGAACAGGCTTCtccttttcaaaaatattaacagagatgaaattttgaagattttagTCTTAgaattgtgttatttatttatttattttttaatgaacgGGGGagggtagagctgctgctccttccaCTGTACGACAGGGAGGCAGCAGCAGGCAAGCGGCTCAGCACAGAGACCCTCCAACAATACTGATTTTAGTCATGCGTCACCCCCTaccccctccaccccctcctgctcctcctctccATCCCATACCTCCCCACCTCCATCAGAACGGCTGTTCCTCGTTGTTGGGCTTGAAACAACGTCACTCTCGTCAATGCAGCCATCAGCTGAATAAGTATAGATGCACATGCATACATTTCAAGCGACAGATCGGACTCCTGTCAGCTTGAGTCGCATGTGTAAGAGGCTTAATTATTCACTAAACTGTATCTGGAAGAGAAGAAATTTTACACTttctcaaaacattgtcctcaAAACGAAAAGCATAACCCAGTCTGCTAAGTATCAACACGCGGATCATTTGTGTTGGTTTGGTATCAGTCGCTGTTCTGGCCTGTCCAAATAAGGCATAATAAAGCGTGCATGCCAGCTACTTTcataaaattaagttaaaacCCCCCATCGAACACGGTTCGCTTAGTGACACCAATTCATCTAATCTCCTTCCATTCCCTAAGCTGCAGCAATGAAAAGTGCATTAGCATTCTGCCTTGGTGTGTATATCTAAGTGGCTTAAAAAGTGATTTGAAGTTGATTTGTATATAAAAGGCTCCCTTTATCCGGATTGAAGCTCTAATCTGCTCGGTGTCGCATGACTGCTCCAGGAAACCCCTTTGAGCACCTTCATATATATAAAGCTGGGGTATAAACGTGGGGATGGCCGTCATTAAAgctattttctctctctttcctttaCTTACCCACTTCCTTTTACTGTCATCCAAAGGTATGAGAGAAAGTCGAAGagaaggggagagagagagaaagagagagagagagagagagagagagagagagagagagagagagagaaagagggttGATGCAGATCAGTCGAACATGCAAATCAGTAGACACATGACACATAATGAAACATTCGTTTCAAATACGCTGTTTTGGGGACATTTAGACTCGCTCCAAGTCATGTAGTTTGATGGAGATGCCGCAAAGTGGCTCAAGCTGTGATTACACTGCGCTACTCATGCGTCGAGGGAGGTCTGCAAGCCAGATGTTAAGGctggttccttttttttatatttatatatatatatccttaCTCGTCCCCCCTCTTACCCTGCTTCATCATGCATCAAACTTCTGATTGGAGGCCATATTTCATCTGTGCCGcgtttgaaaaaatatttaagtagcCCAGCAGGCAGTATGCGTAATAGGACAACTGCGAGGGTGTTACTGTTTCAATCAGCATTCACGTCGCCTTGTGCGCGCACTTTAAGGAGAGGCGATGATAGTTTTATTGCCCCCCGTAAAAGGCACTtccagaaaaatattaattatgagaaaaaagaaataaacccGGACATTTTAAGTCGGGAAGGAGAGGTGAAACCGTAGCTTTGCTGGGCCGGGTGCATGTTTTAGAAGAAG encodes:
- the wnt10b gene encoding protein Wnt-10b isoform X5, with translation MKDSRQHSRVLCNDILSLKVAGDPVLTPHSVCLRLVGLSKRQMRMCMRSPDVTASALQGIQVAIHECQHQLRDQRWNCSSLESFGKLPHHSTILSRGFRESAFSLALLAAGVAHSVASACSMGKLRGCSCEAKRRQDDDKIRLKLTQLQLQTLQKGGVGIGMTKSLPSDLNGHHGNLPPDLQSAHTSAMLKPLSDDVSSMQDTWMWGGCGHDLRFGDRFSRDWLDSRGSPRDIYARMRIHNNRVGRQIVTDNMTRKCKCHGTSGSCQFKTCWYVSPEFRVVGSLLKEKFLSAIFVNSQNKNNGVFNPRTENSARRSTGGFSGGRRRSMSRELVYFEKSPDFCERDASIDSPGTQGRICNKTSYSTDSCSSLCCGRGHNILRQTRSERCNCRFHWCCYVLCEECRLTDCCDPKMPSQRLKR
- the wnt10b gene encoding protein Wnt-10b isoform X1, giving the protein MKDSRQHSRAVDDKVMEMLGGDGHCDAGWLLLWNYHLPTRVLCNDILSLKVAGDPVLTPHSVCLRLVGLSKRQMRMCMRSPDVTASALQGIQVAIHECQHQLRDQRWNCSSLESFGKLPHHSTILSRGFRESAFSLALLAAGVAHSVASACSMGKLRGCSCEAKRRQDDDKIRLKLTQLQLQTLQKGGVGIGMTKSLPSDLNGHHGNLPPDLQSAHTSAMLKPLSDDVSSMQDTWMWGGCGHDLRFGDRFSRDWLDSRGSPRDIYARMRIHNNRVGRQIVTDNMTRKCKCHGTSGSCQFKTCWYVSPEFRVVGSLLKEKFLSAIFVNSQNKNNGVFNPRTENSARRSTGGFSGGRRRSMSRELVYFEKSPDFCERDASIDSPGTQGRICNKTSYSTDSCSSLCCGRGHNILRQTRSERCNCRFHWCCYVLCEECRLTDCCDPKMPSQRLKR
- the wnt10b gene encoding protein Wnt-10b isoform X3; the protein is MELSNKLRWNQFLILATALMSPALTVLCNDILSLKVAGDPVLTPHSVCLRLVGLSKRQMRMCMRSPDVTASALQGIQVAIHECQHQLRDQRWNCSSLESFGKLPHHSTILSRGFRESAFSLALLAAGVAHSVASACSMGKLRGCSCEAKRRQDDDKIRLKLTQLQLQTLQKGGVGIGMTKSLPSDLNGHHGNLPPDLQSAHTSAMLKPLSDDVSSMQDTWMWGGCGHDLRFGDRFSRDWLDSRGSPRDIYARMRIHNNRVGRQIVTDNMTRKCKCHGTSGSCQFKTCWYVSPEFRVVGSLLKEKFLSAIFVNSQNKNNGVFNPRTENSARRSTGGFSGGRRRSMSRELVYFEKSPDFCERDASIDSPGTQGRICNKTSYSTDSCSSLCCGRGHNILRQTRSERCNCRFHWCCYVLCEECRLTDCCDPKMPSQRLKR
- the wnt10b gene encoding protein Wnt-10b isoform X6, giving the protein MKDSRQHSRAVDDKVMEMLGGDGHCDAGWLLLWNYHLPTRVLCNDILSLKVAGDPVLTPHSVCLRLVGLSKRQMRMCMRSPDVTASALQGIQVAIHECQHQLRDQRWNCSSLESFGKLPHHSTILSRGFRESAFSLALLAAGVAHSVASACSMGKLRGCSCEAKRRQDDDKIRLKLTQLQLQTLQKGGVGIGMTKSLPSDLNGHHGNLPPDLQSAHTSAMLKPLSDDVSSMQDTWMWGGCGHDLRFGDRFSRDWLDSRGSPRDIYARMRIHNNRVGRQIVTDNMTRKCKCHGTSGSCQFKTCWYVSPEFRVVGSLLKEKFLSAIFVNSQNKNNGVFNPRTENSARRSTGGFSGGRRRSMSRELVYFEKSPDFCERDASIDSPAAVIPKCQVRD
- the wnt10b gene encoding protein Wnt-10b isoform X2 — encoded protein: MKDSRQHSRAVDDKVMEMLGGDGHCDAGWLLLWNYHLPTRVLCNDILSLKVAGDPVLTPHSVCLRLVGLSKRQMRMCMRSPDVTASALQGIQVAIHECQHQLRDQRWNCSSLESFGKLPHHSTILSRGFRESAFSLALLAAGVAHSVASACSMGKLRGCSCEAKRRQDDDKIRLKLTQLQLQTLQKGGVGIGMTKSLPSDLNGHHGNLPPDLQSAHTSAMLKPLSDDVSSMQDTWMWGGCGHDLRFGDRFSRDWLDSRGSPRDIYARMRIHNNRVGRQIVTDNMTRKCKCHGTSGSCQFKTCWYVSPEFRVVGSLLKEKFLSAIFVNSQNKNNGVFNPRTENSARRSTGGFSGGRRRSMSRELVYFEKSPDFCERDASIDSPGTQGRICNKTSYSTDSCSSLCCGRGHNILRQTRSERCNCRFHWCCYVLCEECRLTEWVNVCK
- the wnt10b gene encoding protein Wnt-10b isoform X4, which encodes MELSNKLRWNQFLILATALMSPALTVLCNDILSLKVAGDPVLTPHSVCLRLVGLSKRQMRMCMRSPDVTASALQGIQVAIHECQHQLRDQRWNCSSLESFGKLPHHSTILSRGFRESAFSLALLAAGVAHSVASACSMGKLRGCSCEAKRRQDDDKIRLKLTQLQLQTLQKGGVGIGMTKSLPSDLNGHHGNLPPDLQSAHTSAMLKPLSDDVSSMQDTWMWGGCGHDLRFGDRFSRDWLDSRGSPRDIYARMRIHNNRVGRQIVTDNMTRKCKCHGTSGSCQFKTCWYVSPEFRVVGSLLKEKFLSAIFVNSQNKNNGVFNPRTENSARRSTGGFSGGRRRSMSRELVYFEKSPDFCERDASIDSPGTQGRICNKTSYSTDSCSSLCCGRGHNILRQTRSERCNCRFHWCCYVLCEECRLTEWVNVCK